Within Scomber scombrus chromosome 12, fScoSco1.1, whole genome shotgun sequence, the genomic segment taacaaaatattcatctttcacaatttcccagagcCCCACATAAcacatttgaattatttattttgtctgaccaaaaGAATTATGCAGTCAGAAAAATGACTTAAGCAAGATATCACTTAATTAACAAAAGTGCTAGTCATTAATCTAGCCATTGATCATTGCTTTTGTTCAATTAGTTGAAGGGCTCATTGGCCACAAAGCATTATGTCTAAAtactacacacagacacataatttacagaaacacaccacacctcaattattttgtagttttgatttgactttttattcAGAAAACATGACACAGTATTATTATATCAAagatcattttgttttctttatgtgaTTCACCCTTGATTTTACCTATTGTAAATACTATAAGTACCATAGATTCTACAATGAGGAAAGAAGCTCTTAAGACACTCAAATTTTCATTCTGCACCTTTTATTGAGACAGTCGTCTATGATTTAATAATTATGAAGGCTGAGAGATGTCAGTTAAATGTCTCCAGGCCTACCATCTTCATTGAACCTCTCTGCCTGCAGGAAAAGGAGCACTTTTTTCCAGAAAGTGAGGTAATTGTGTTTTGGTGTGGTGCTGTTATATTCACATAATTGAATTTTCTCCTTTATTGCCTGGAAGAGCCTTCAAGGGCTGCAGTGTTGGATTTCTGCCGACAAAGGGGAATGAAGTGTTAATTTCTGCTTACAAGAACAAAATCTCCTGCTTCTGATCTAGTTATGGTTGATTGGCTGTTGTCCGCAGACGTTCCTTAAAGGAAAACCAAGCATACAGCATATCAGGGTAATTTCTCTTCTGTGAAACTAATGCTGCTCTAATACACCAAGGGAGAGGCATGTTCGGTCTAGCGGGAAACCCTAGATCACCATAACACCTCATTTCATTCCCTCAGCCAAGAGAGTGCACAGTCTATGTAAGCCAGAGGAATTGTTTTACACTGTCTAAGCAAAACATAGTCAAAAATTCACATTATACAGACAAGATGAGAGGATAACTTGCTTATGCTCTgctgtgtttagttttttttagcagttGACACTGTCCCTTCCTATGGATGCTAGCAGACAATCTACTTCTGGCCCAATGCATGATCCATGGCCTCTCATCTTATTAATGCATGGTAAGTGAACCACTACGCCAATATGACAGCTTCAACAGCAGCACTAGGAAACCATTCTGTGTTAAGAGCTCATCTTAAACTCTTAAGGCATAGGCCCTTAATGTGAGATGACTTGTGTCCAACCAAGAGGATGTCTTGAACTGTACTTTTTGATATTGTATATTCATCTTTACAAACAACTATACACTGTACATGCAGTATGTATATCCACAGTTTACATGTGCTCTGTGGTGCACATGATGGTTTTCACATGCAAACATTCTtatatcttttgtttttatatattcaatATTTCCAAAAATCTAGAAAAAGTCTGAAGTCAGAGGTACCtgtatgaacactgaaagaggtttccTCACTGTAATGATTTCTCCATACTGGCTATAAAAAGACCATCTTCAAATGTATGTGATgcgggccaaaatccacagtatCAAGTTAATATCTGCGACAGtgttttagcatcaaattccctctttgtgtttcttcacattagcttcagatacTTTTCCCTATCACTTCCACTATCTGTACATTATAAAGGGAACTTATAATGGCTAGTATGAACAGCAGAAATGATTATAACAAGAAAAACCTACTATTGCGTTCTACTATTGTTTAACgacagactttaaaaactgtgaacccgtcctttaagCTGTTATCAGTATAAAACATGtcacactacacactaatataCTGTAGTCTGAATCAATGAGTTTTGACAGACATAACTGCTGGTGATGCAACTTGAAGCTGTATGAGCAGATGTGGAGCTGGATTTAATGGAACAACTGTGCCACCAGGTGGTCTGCTGGCTAATGACAAGCAGACGCTTCACTCTGAATTTAGCTCAAACTAAATTTACTTGTTACATGTTTGCCTATTTTTGTTACTGAATTTTGTTCCTTTATGTTAAAATGAATATGTTCTGCTTTTTGGGAAGTACAATCAATcagcataaacaaacaaacaaaaaaacaaaacaaacaaaaaacaaacaaacaaataagtaAAATCGATTTCCTGTTTCTGACAGACAATTTGGCCCTTTGGTTTATTAATTtagatgttttaattaataaacactttgttgtttattggcagtaaataaataactacaCATTGATGGCTCTTGTGGAACTATTACAGTAAAGTCATGTGACTATGTGTGCGTGCACTGACGTTTCCAAATGGCCCATGTATCCACTGAACTACAATGATGCGTTTTTTCGCCCCCCAGTCCGGATAGTTTACAAGTGGTGGAGGTCATTCTTCGATGTAGGAAACCCGGATCTACTTTACGCGGCTCCAGGAGCAAAATGGGAGGGACGTACTTCGAGGTGGGATCTTGCCTCAAACTTCTGCTATGGCTGCAACGGTGTGGACTGATCGGGGACGGAGAGCTGTGACTGCAGTGCGGACAGTGTCCAGGTCCAGATCCAGTTCCAATCACACCGCTTTAAAATCCCAGTATGACGCGCTGGTCATCGGTGGAGGTGAGATCAGTGGACTGCAGGAataaagtgcagaaacacaacagctATGCCATAACAACCACATCGGACTTTACAGTGTTGAGACAATGTTCCAGCTATTTTTGCAAAAGTGATCAAGATTGTCCAAATCATTTCGATATATACCCTTTGAGAAGAGTGATTTGGATCTGGCTCTTGTTCTTTCCATGTATTTAAATGCTTTGCAGGATCAAGTTACCTCTCAAGTGTTCAACTTTAAACTCAATGAACTTAAAAATGACTGCCGAGCAGCTTTCACAAGTTAATGAACACAtcaaaaaaagttatttcactagtgcatgcatgcatttttttgtttataaaacaattaagtAAAACTGCAATGCAATCAATATGTGATGGTGGCAACAAGCACCTGTcaggtttctttttctttcttaacaAAAATGTAACTGAAACTTGAATTTGAATTACTGGCAGGTGAAGTTGAGCTTTAGGCTGTTCAGTAATTTGAAATTCTGTTGAAGATTTACATTTATAGAGAAACTGtctgacacattttttgtttcattgcaGGGCACAATGGACTGGTGGCAGTGAGTTCATATACTTGTTTTttacaacacatacagtatactgtggGTCTATGGCTCGCCACAGGGTAAAGGTAGGGGCGGCTTAGTGATTTTAGTGACCCTAGATAAAACACTGTTGTGGTACTACCAGCAAAACCTTAAACTATTAATACCACACTAAACATGTCCtgcattcaaaaatgtatttagataAAAGTATATAAGCATTATCAGCACAATAGACTGTTCAAGGTGGAGCAAATTTTAACTCCTTTATATGCTGCTGAATAGTTTGCTCTATCATAATACATCATatcaatcatattttatttgttgattattttgcATGCACCCCATAACTATGAGCATAGCACTTGATTAAATTTGCTTGGAAACTTTTCAGCATATGGAGGTTGATGCTTTGCATAACTGCAATCAGGTTTTTCTTTTGCTTCTCTGACATGAACTCCTCACTGACCCAGGCAGTGAAAAGTAACTCAATTCATTTACTCACTAGTGGGTACTTGTACTCGCACATTGATGattttttgaaaatgtggtTTGGGGACTTTAATTTCTGAGTATAATGAGTTAGAATTGCAAAAAGGTTACCGCTTTTATGTGGTATTTGTTTCTTTGAACATGGGGGTTTGCCTTCACATTCAAATATTATACAGCATGAATTTACCTGGGCTTAACTCAGATCAGCTGATCTGGAAGTGTAAACTCAGAGTTTCAATCACAGCGATCATCAAATCTGAGTTCAGGGTGAGTCTCAGAATtagttaaacctgctttctgGAATAGActttcagtgtatgtgtgtgtgtgtgtgtgtgtgtgtgtgtgtgtgtgtgtgtgtgtgtgtgtgtgtgtgtgtgtgtgtgtgtgtgtgtgtgtgtgtgtgtgtgtgtgtgtgtgtgtgtgtgtgtaggctgcCTATCTTCAGAAGGGAGGAGTGAAGACAGCAGTGTTGGAGCGCAGACATTTGCTGGGAggagcagctgtgtcagaggaGCTGTTCCCTGGTAGGGAGGCCTCTGGCTGGGAAATGATCTTGGCTCAACCCAAGTCTTAAAGATTGGTTCACCTAAATTCGATACACATTAGTATTACTAGCAGTATCTAGTACTAATATTATCTTGACAGTTACTGTAGTTGGAACCACTTTCTAACAAATAAATAGTccaattgaaaacatttacagcaTGCTGTCAGGACTTCAAACACAGGAATGATGTGCTTTCAAGTGCTTTGAGTAACACaaacaatattacatttctttCCATCATATTGATGGGGAGTAAGAAATCTAAGAGATGGATATCTCAAAACTTGGTAAGATAAAACCAAATCCTATCTGCATGGCTACATACCATAACGGTATACacagaaatactgtatatttttgctttaatttggGTGAACTCACCCTTTAATGGTGGAGGAGATTTGATTTTGTATATCGACTACAAGCAAAGAAGCTATGAGGGACTGAATGAACATTATCAGTGTGTCTTCTGGCTAATGcacagttttgtcattttttacgTGTTTATTGCTTCACACATTGTGAAACACACTGTAAGGTAAGGTTGaaaagaaatgtacattattctAACCCTGTAAGAATAATAAAACTCTCATGTGCAGGTTTCCACTTCTCCAGGTGTTCCTACTTACTCAGTTTGTTACGACCCCATATATACGCAGACTTGGAGCTCAAGGTAATTGCAGAAGAAATAACATCACACAGCAAGGTTGcataaattaatcaattcaGCAGAATTGAAGAGATATCAAAGTCACATTCCTTGctgctctttattttttttaataacaatttttaaaataacttttcctTATCGTTGTGCATTTGTCCTCAGAAACATGGGCTAAAGGTGTATATGCGGGACCCCCATGCTTTCACCCCCATTTTGGAGGAGGGAGTGGGGGGTGCCCCACCAAGGTCTCTCACCCTGGGCGCAGATCTCACCATGAACCTGAAGGAGATTAGCAAATTTTCACAGAAGGATGCAAAGGTGATTTAGAAGTGCTGTATATCACGCAGGAGTCTGTAATTTACATCCGAGTGCTTATAGATTTATGCTCTTGTCATAGTAGCTttaactggaaaaaaaactctCCTTTATTTCTCTACGAGAGTAAAGTTATTCCAATATTTTTCCCCTACTCTCACCGACATCTTGACACTTGTTTTTTACCTGTACCCAGGCTTATCCAGCTTTTATTGAACACCTTGACAAGCTAGCTGCAGCTATCCACCCTCTTCTGGATGCCCCTCCTGTAAACATTCCAGGTGTCACTGCCGGATCACTGAGGACGAGGCTGGCAGCAGCTAAAACACTTATGCCAATTGTCAAATGCGGTGTGTTGGTGGATGCATGCCTGGGGAAATAAAACTTTTAACTCAGTTTAGATGTCTGATAAACAATTTATTCATTGTGcactcatttctttttcttgcaaGGTCTGAAATTGGGCAGAAACATTCCAGACTTTTATGAGATTGTAACTGCACCAATAATGAAGGTTTGTTAAAGCTAACACATAGTTTTGCATTGTACTGTATACTGTTATCTATTGACGGCATCATaactcatttatgtttttttaattttagatcCTTAATAGGTGGTTTGAGTCTGAGCCATTGAGAGCAACATTGGCTACTGACGCTGTGATTGGAGCCATGACCAGTCCCCATAATCCTGGTAGTGGGTGAGACTCATTTTTGGGCACCCTGTGACAAACACTCATAACAAATTTGATTGCACAGAATTAAATTAACCTTACTAAAGCTGTGATTGTATGGCCTCATTGTGAAGGTATGTGCTTTTGCACCATGTGATGGGAGAGttggagaaggagaagggaTCGTGGGGTTATGTGGAGGGAGGCATGGGAGGCGTGTCCAAGGCTATTGCTAGTGCTGCTCGATCCTATGGTGTAGACATTTTCACTGAGAAGGTACAgtggttttgatgttttattaatgcaTGGATTATTACAATTTGAATAGAAATAACATCATTCTGTTTGCGTTTTGGTCtttatgtatgtaaaatgtgtatcaTTGGCAGGATGTAGGACAGGTCCTGGTTGGGGCTGATGGTGCTGCTGGAGGAGTGGTGCTGAAAGACGGTACTGAGATCCACAGTAAAGTTGTTCTTTCAAATGCAACCCCATACGTCACCTTCAAGAAGCTCATGCCACAGGTAATAGAGAAAAAAATTTCACATGTATGGATTGCACCAGGCTTTGATTTATTCTAActtcttggtttttttttgtagggTGCCCTTCCTCCAGAGTTCATTAAAGCTGTTGATCAGATAGATTACACCTCACCTGTCACCAAAATCAATGGTAAAGCATTTTCTGTATCTGTCATCCTAATCTCAAATCATGATTTTATGTTTTGagattttataaaatgactgtATCCTTCAAAGGCTCTCACCATCAGAATAAAGAAAAGAGCCTCTTAAGGTACAAGCTGCTGGGCTCAATGTTTTAGCTCAGTGCAAGCGTTGTTTCTCCACCCATATGCTGAATATATGTAGATGAAACCCTGCTTTCTTTTGTCATACTTACACAATAGTTCTGGTGTTGTCATGTTGAACCACTAATCACAGTTGCAAAGAAACTGGAAGGTATAAGACAATAGAGACTCAGAACTAAGGCACAAACAGATATAGTGTATCAGAAGGGATCATCTCTTTAGCCCTCCACTcctgtatacagtatattattacaGTGTGAGATTAGGTCACTGCCTAAGCTCTTGGTACTGAAAACACAAGTTTCAAAATTTGGGGTATTATAAAACTGAGTAAAGTACACACGCTAAGAAGATGTTGAGAGTTCTTTAGCTTCCTGTGTGTTGCTATTTGTAGTTCCCTGCTTACTAATTACAGTAGTGCCTGAGCTGTAGGGCTTTATTACTCAGGAAGTCTTTACTTAACAGATCTTTTTTGGTGTGTTGCTTTCTAGACTTTATAGTCTTCATGCTTTTGGAGAATTTAGTTTCACAGTCTTAGCTTTAAGGTTAAAGGGATTAGGCACCGCATACTGTATGAGAGTTGTTGTAATTATAGTTAAAGTATCACTGCAGTGCCAAACAtagacatttttgtcatttggtaAATGCTTTTTTCTGACTAGGTACTAGTGCAGTGAGGAAGAGTgaaaagagtgttttttttccagaaagtATAAGAGAGtataagaaaatgaaatgtataagAAATGACTGAAAGTAGACCAGTGCATCAGAAATGTGCATACCATAAACAACAAGAAAGTAGTGTTCAAGTGTTAAGGTGTTAATTATACACGAAAATGATACATAATCTTAGAGCAGATACTGAATTCATGTATGATTTTCTTTGTTGCCTTCTAAACAGTGGCCATAGACAAGCTACCAAACTTCCTAGCATTACCCACACCAAATGATAAACCTGGACCGCACCATCAGTGCTCCATTCATCTCAACTGTGAAAGTGTGGACGTACTGGAGACTGCTTACAAAGAGGCCATGAATGGACGTCCTTCAGCAAGGTGCACATATCTACACACTCAAACTTAATTACTCAACCATTTACTTTTATGACATTTAGCAGAAATTATTAGCTGATAACGCAAGAGATATTACAGGGAGGGGACGTGTTACAGACAAACCTGTTTCAGATAACGTTATAGTACAAACATCTTTTCATGTCATACATAAGAGCTAGTCATACTTTCCTTACTGTAGcaaaaatattaagttttgTGTGCTTGTTATAGAAGATTAAAGATTAACCACACAGCAGCAAATGGATACCACTTATTGCATtaagtaaaacataattttgaGTGCTTAGCTCAAAATGTCTTTccttatacagtatgtattaaaATTATAAGATGATGTGCTCTAGCTGCACTGTGTGTAGATATTTCCTCCACAGCCTGGGTTGTACACATATCCTTATGTCAGAGATAACCCTTAGCCTTGAAGAAGTAATAAATCCTCCTGAGCATGAGGTCTTCATGTTTTACTGAAAATGTTAGTAGTTAATTTAATATTGTTTGCTTGATGGCATCTTTATGTGTAACCTTCAACCAGCAGTTGTATCAGAAGTCACTTGATGAAGAAGAACCTTGAAGTTCAGCTGGAGTTTCAACCATCTGAAACTTATATTCTCTCACTGTGACTTCTTGTCAACAGCTGACTCACCCTTCACTCCCCACCATCTTATCTCATTTTATCTTCTATTTTTTCCAGGCCCATGCTTGAAATGACCATCCCCTCTGTGCTGGATCCTACTCTAGCTCCCCCTGGCTGTCACGTGGTGTCCCTGTTCACCCAATACACCCCCTACCACATCGATGGCAAGGAGTGGACAGACCAGGACAGAGAGGCCTACGCAGACACTGGTTAGAAACACAGAGTGGTCCAGGACTACAAATAGGACAAAATAGGCCAAAAGTGTACATCACCTctacacatatttttaaagatatttattcCAGAATGAGATGcccatttatttaaaattcctcaaaaatgtcttttaaatgtctCAAAACTGATGGTTGGACTGTGTTTAACtctaattcatatttttttatactgACTGTTAAAATTCAGGAAgttcttttttcttctaaaatgaaaatacagcaaAAGAGCTTTTAAGTGTGAACTGATAAACAGTGATAAAGCacctgtatgtgtttgtctgccTCTTCAGCATTTGACTGGGTGGAGAAATATGCCCCGGGGTTCAAAAAGTCAGTGGTGGGAAGAGACATCCTGGCTCCGCCAGACCTGGAGAGGATCTTTGGGCTCACTGGAGGGGTACACACTACGGACATTGTAGAACTGAGCAGCTATTTGAATGTTGATACACAGCTGATTTGTTTGACACAATCAAATGTTCACTGGATGAGGAAGTAATTTGCGTCCTCAACAATGTTCTTTCATTTGCTGTCCACTCAGGGACAGACCTGTTATATAAGCAATTAATCGTGACAGGCAGTTTTACTACAACCCATGAGTTAGAATCAAAGTTCACATCACACTACTCTGTATGGTATTTGGAGGTATTTTGTTGATTACAACTTCATGTACATGGCATAATTAAACAAATGGCACAAATAGCTTTTCTTGCAAAATCAAGAATCTAAAAGAAACATTTGGGTCTATCATCTTTACAGAATATCTTCCATGGATCAATGTCATTGGACCAACTCTACCTAGCACGACCTTTGCCCTCTCTCTCAGACTATCGTTCACCAATAAAAGGACTGTATCTATGTGGCAGTGGCTGTCATCCAGGTTTGTTTTTAAGTCTGGCTCCTC encodes:
- the pyroxd2 gene encoding pyridine nucleotide-disulfide oxidoreductase domain-containing protein 2; protein product: MAATVWTDRGRRAVTAVRTVSRSRSSSNHTALKSQYDALVIGGGHNGLVAAAYLQKGGVKTAVLERRHLLGGAAVSEELFPGFHFSRCSYLLSLLRPHIYADLELKKHGLKVYMRDPHAFTPILEEGVGGAPPRSLTLGADLTMNLKEISKFSQKDAKAYPAFIEHLDKLAAAIHPLLDAPPVNIPGVTAGSLRTRLAAAKTLMPIVKCGLKLGRNIPDFYEIVTAPIMKILNRWFESEPLRATLATDAVIGAMTSPHNPGSGYVLLHHVMGELEKEKGSWGYVEGGMGGVSKAIASAARSYGVDIFTEKDVGQVLVGADGAAGGVVLKDGTEIHSKVVLSNATPYVTFKKLMPQGALPPEFIKAVDQIDYTSPVTKINVAIDKLPNFLALPTPNDKPGPHHQCSIHLNCESVDVLETAYKEAMNGRPSARPMLEMTIPSVLDPTLAPPGCHVVSLFTQYTPYHIDGKEWTDQDREAYADTAFDWVEKYAPGFKKSVVGRDILAPPDLERIFGLTGGNIFHGSMSLDQLYLARPLPSLSDYRSPIKGLYLCGSGCHPGGGVMGSPGWNAALIAMADLKRR